In Streptomyces alboniger, the following are encoded in one genomic region:
- a CDS encoding acetyl-CoA C-acetyltransferase, whose amino-acid sequence MSRTSGTTSVIVAGARTPMGRLLGSLKSFSGADLGGFAIKAALDRAGIGGDQVQYVIMGQVLQAGAGQIPARQAAVKAGIPMNVPALTVNKVCLSGLDAIALADQLIRAGEFDIVVAGGQESMTNAPHLLPKSREGHKYGAIEMLDSMAYDGLTDSFEGVAMGESTEKHNSRLGIARPEQDEIAALSHQRAAAAQKNGLFEAEITPVEIPQRKGDPVLFSKDEGIRPETTAESLGKLRPAFAKDGTITAGTASQISDGAAAVVVMSKAKAEELGLDWIAEIGAHGNVAGPDNSLQSQPSNAIRHALKKEGLDVADLDLIEINEAFAAVAVQSMKDLGVSSEKVNVNGGAIALGHPIGMSGARVVLHLALELKRRGGGVGAAALCGGGGQGDALILKVAKG is encoded by the coding sequence ATGTCTCGAACGTCCGGTACCACCTCAGTGATCGTCGCGGGCGCGCGCACGCCCATGGGCCGCCTGCTCGGCTCCCTGAAGTCCTTCTCGGGTGCGGACCTGGGGGGCTTCGCGATCAAGGCCGCGCTCGACCGCGCCGGCATCGGCGGCGACCAGGTCCAGTACGTGATCATGGGCCAGGTGCTCCAGGCCGGGGCGGGGCAGATCCCGGCGCGCCAGGCCGCCGTCAAGGCGGGCATCCCGATGAACGTCCCCGCGCTCACCGTGAACAAGGTGTGTCTGTCGGGCCTCGACGCGATCGCGCTCGCCGACCAGCTGATCCGCGCGGGCGAGTTCGACATCGTCGTCGCGGGCGGCCAGGAGTCGATGACCAACGCCCCGCACCTGCTCCCCAAGTCGCGCGAGGGCCACAAGTACGGCGCGATCGAGATGCTCGACTCGATGGCGTACGACGGTCTGACCGACTCCTTCGAGGGCGTCGCCATGGGCGAGTCCACCGAGAAGCACAACAGCCGCCTCGGCATCGCCCGCCCCGAGCAGGACGAGATCGCCGCCCTCTCGCACCAGCGGGCCGCCGCCGCGCAGAAGAACGGCCTGTTCGAGGCCGAGATCACACCGGTCGAGATCCCGCAGCGCAAGGGCGACCCGGTGCTCTTCTCCAAGGACGAGGGCATCCGCCCCGAGACCACCGCCGAGTCCCTCGGCAAGCTGCGCCCCGCCTTCGCCAAGGACGGCACGATCACCGCGGGCACGGCCTCGCAGATCTCCGACGGCGCCGCGGCGGTCGTCGTCATGTCCAAGGCCAAGGCCGAGGAGCTGGGCCTGGACTGGATCGCGGAGATCGGCGCGCACGGCAACGTGGCGGGCCCGGACAACTCCCTCCAGTCGCAGCCGTCCAACGCCATCCGGCACGCCCTGAAGAAGGAGGGCCTGGACGTCGCGGACCTGGACCTCATCGAGATCAACGAGGCCTTCGCCGCCGTCGCGGTGCAGTCAATGAAGGACCTCGGAGTGTCCTCGGAAAAGGTGAACGTCAACGGCGGGGCCATCGCGCTGGGTCACCCGATCGGGATGTCCGGCGCGCGTGTCGTGCTGCACCTCGCCCTGGAGCTGAAGCGGCGCGGTGGCGGTGTGGGCGCGGCGGCGCTGTGCGGTGGCGGTGGCCAGGGCGACGCGCTGATCCTCAAGGTGGCGAAGGGCTGA
- a CDS encoding response regulator transcription factor → MRLLIVEDEKRLALSLAKGLTAEGYAVDVVHDGVDGLHRASEGTYDLVVLDIMLPGMNGYRICSTLRAAGNDVPILMLTAKDGEYDEAEGLDTGADDYLTKPFSYVVLVARVKALLRRRGNGGPSPLHTLGDLRVDTAARRVFRGEDEVTLTAKEFAVLEQLVLRAGEVVSKGDILEHVWDFAYEGDPNIVEVYVSTLRRKLGAALIRTVRGAGYRLEAPR, encoded by the coding sequence ATGCGTTTGTTGATCGTGGAGGACGAGAAGCGGCTGGCCCTGTCGCTCGCCAAGGGCCTGACCGCCGAGGGCTACGCCGTCGACGTCGTCCACGACGGCGTCGACGGACTGCACCGCGCGAGCGAGGGCACGTACGACCTGGTCGTCCTCGACATCATGCTGCCCGGCATGAACGGCTACCGCATCTGCTCCACGCTCCGCGCCGCGGGCAACGACGTGCCGATCCTGATGCTCACCGCCAAGGACGGCGAGTACGACGAGGCGGAGGGCCTGGACACGGGCGCCGACGACTACCTCACCAAACCGTTCTCGTACGTCGTGCTCGTGGCCCGCGTGAAGGCCCTGCTGCGCCGCCGCGGCAACGGCGGCCCGTCGCCCCTCCACACGCTGGGCGACCTGAGGGTCGACACGGCCGCGCGCCGCGTCTTCCGCGGCGAGGACGAAGTCACCCTCACCGCGAAGGAGTTCGCGGTCCTGGAGCAGTTGGTGCTGCGGGCCGGGGAGGTCGTCTCCAAGGGCGACATCCTGGAGCACGTCTGGGACTTCGCGTACGAAGGGGACCCGAACATCGTCGAGGTGTACGTGAGCACGCTGCGCCGCAAGCTGGGCGCGGCCCTCATCAGGACGGTGCGCGGCGCCGGTTACCGTCTGGAGGCCCCGCGGTGA
- a CDS encoding PepSY domain-containing protein → MKRNIVIATVAAAALITGGTATALATTGDDETAAKQSSVQVKDNDRKDDDGQGDDRDDADDAAENTAEAKAAKVTAADAIRAALAKTPGTAVSAELDEEDGGLVWGVDILKGGTWHEVEVDPGTGKVLGTWVDKDDDGDDAADAARVNSALKGASTSAEDAARAGADKGTVTSVDLDDDGTSGAWGVETTGAKGAESEWNVDLKTGKVTADRNDDHDDQADQADDDRDDQAEDGSDD, encoded by the coding sequence ATGAAGCGCAACATCGTCATCGCCACCGTCGCCGCCGCGGCCCTGATCACGGGAGGCACCGCCACCGCCCTCGCGACCACCGGCGACGACGAGACGGCCGCCAAGCAGTCGAGCGTCCAGGTGAAGGACAACGACCGCAAGGACGACGACGGCCAGGGCGACGACCGCGACGACGCCGACGACGCCGCCGAGAACACCGCCGAGGCCAAGGCCGCCAAGGTGACGGCCGCCGACGCGATCAGGGCGGCGCTCGCGAAGACCCCCGGCACCGCGGTCTCCGCCGAGCTGGACGAGGAGGACGGCGGCCTGGTCTGGGGCGTCGACATCCTGAAGGGCGGCACCTGGCACGAGGTCGAGGTCGACCCCGGCACCGGCAAGGTGCTCGGCACCTGGGTCGACAAGGACGACGACGGTGACGACGCCGCCGACGCCGCCCGGGTGAACTCCGCGCTCAAGGGCGCGTCCACCAGCGCCGAGGACGCCGCGCGCGCCGGCGCCGACAAGGGCACGGTGACCTCCGTGGACCTGGACGACGACGGCACCTCGGGCGCCTGGGGCGTGGAGACCACGGGCGCCAAGGGCGCCGAGTCCGAGTGGAACGTCGACCTGAAGACCGGCAAGGTCACGGCGGACCGCAACGATGACCACGACGACCAGGCCGACCAGGCCGACGACGACCGCGACGACCAGGCCGAGGACGGCTCGGACGACTGA
- a CDS encoding ABC transporter permease subunit, with product MAAAQVLKSEWTKIRSVSSTVWTLGLAVVVTVALGALISILSKNDYDSLDARDKLTFDATFISFAGMSLGQLAMIVFGVLVVSNEYSTGMIRTSLAAVPQRGAFLFGKVLVATLLAFVVGLATSFIAFFVGQAMLGPYRAGIGDPGVLRAVIGGGLYMTLIAMFSMGVAAMLRSPMLSLGILMPFFFLISSILGNVSATKKVGRFLPDQAGSKIMQVKTPFGDDTPYGPWGGLAIMVAWVVVALLGGYVLLKKRDA from the coding sequence ATGGCCGCCGCACAGGTACTGAAATCGGAGTGGACCAAGATCAGGTCGGTCTCCTCGACCGTGTGGACGCTCGGCCTCGCCGTCGTCGTCACGGTCGCGCTCGGGGCGTTGATCAGCATCCTGTCCAAGAACGACTACGACAGCCTGGACGCCAGGGACAAGCTGACCTTCGACGCGACCTTCATCAGCTTCGCGGGGATGTCCCTCGGCCAGCTCGCGATGATCGTCTTCGGGGTGCTCGTCGTCTCGAACGAGTACAGCACCGGGATGATCCGCACCTCGCTCGCGGCGGTCCCGCAGCGCGGCGCGTTCCTGTTCGGCAAGGTGCTGGTGGCCACGCTGCTCGCCTTCGTCGTGGGTCTGGCCACCAGCTTCATCGCGTTCTTCGTGGGGCAGGCCATGCTGGGGCCCTACCGGGCCGGGATCGGCGACCCCGGTGTGCTGCGGGCCGTCATCGGCGGCGGGCTGTACATGACGCTCATCGCGATGTTCTCGATGGGCGTGGCGGCGATGCTGCGCAGCCCGATGCTGTCGCTGGGCATCCTGATGCCGTTCTTCTTCCTGATCTCCAGCATCCTCGGCAATGTGTCGGCCACCAAGAAGGTCGGCCGCTTCCTGCCCGATCAGGCCGGCAGCAAGATCATGCAGGTCAAGACGCCGTTCGGCGACGACACCCCGTACGGGCCGTGGGGCGGGCTCGCGATCATGGTGGCGTGGGTGGTCGTGGCGCTGCTCGGTGGGTACGTACTGCTGAAGAAGAGGGACGCGTGA
- the mce gene encoding methylmalonyl-CoA epimerase → MLTRIDHIGIACFDLDKTVEFYRKTYGFTVFHTEINEEQGVREAMLKINETSDGGASYLQLLEPTRDDSAVGKWLAKNGEGVHHIAFGTADVDGDAAAIKDKGVRVLYDEPRIGSMGSRITFLHPKDCHGVLTELVTSAPSETPEH, encoded by the coding sequence ATGCTGACGCGAATCGACCACATCGGGATCGCCTGTTTCGACCTCGACAAGACCGTCGAGTTCTACCGGAAGACGTACGGATTCACGGTCTTCCACACCGAGATCAACGAAGAGCAGGGTGTGCGCGAGGCCATGCTCAAGATCAACGAGACCAGTGACGGAGGTGCCTCCTACCTCCAGCTCCTCGAGCCCACGCGGGACGACTCCGCGGTGGGCAAGTGGCTGGCCAAGAACGGCGAGGGCGTCCACCACATCGCCTTCGGCACCGCGGACGTGGACGGCGACGCCGCGGCCATCAAGGACAAGGGCGTCCGGGTGCTGTACGACGAGCCGCGGATCGGCTCCATGGGGTCCCGCATCACGTTCCTCCACCCCAAGGACTGCCACGGAGTTCTGACCGAACTCGTCACTTCGGCGCCCTCCGAGACACCGGAGCACTGA
- a CDS encoding ABC transporter ATP-binding protein, with translation MIELSGLTKRYGEKVAVNNLTFTVHPGIVTGFLGPNGAGKSTTMRMMLGLDNPSAGDVRIDGKHYSQLKDPLKYIGALLDAKAMHGGRSAFNHLLCLAQSNGIPRGRVREVLDTVGLTAVAKKKAKGFSLGMGQRLGIAGALLGDPEILMFDEPVNGLDPEGIHWIRNLMKSLASQGRTVFVSSHLMSEMALTADHLVVIGQGRLLADTSMTDFIRQNSRSYVRLRSPERERLLDVLHQAGIPAVEAGDGALEVDGTASERLGELAAGHRLVLHELSPQQASLEEAFMRLTAESVEYHAHSDRPRSDHAGASPPEQAPGWGDGWQQRRKGA, from the coding sequence ATGATCGAGCTCTCGGGGCTGACCAAACGGTACGGCGAGAAGGTGGCCGTCAACAACCTGACCTTCACCGTCCACCCCGGCATCGTCACCGGCTTCCTCGGGCCGAACGGCGCGGGGAAGTCCACCACCATGCGCATGATGCTCGGGCTCGACAACCCGTCGGCCGGCGACGTCCGCATCGACGGCAAGCACTACTCCCAGCTGAAGGACCCCCTCAAGTACATCGGCGCCCTGCTTGACGCCAAGGCCATGCACGGCGGTCGCAGCGCCTTCAACCACCTGCTCTGTCTGGCGCAGAGCAACGGCATCCCGCGCGGGCGCGTCCGGGAGGTCCTCGACACCGTTGGGCTGACCGCCGTCGCCAAGAAGAAGGCCAAGGGCTTCTCGCTCGGTATGGGGCAGCGCCTCGGCATCGCGGGCGCGCTGCTCGGCGACCCCGAGATCCTGATGTTCGACGAGCCGGTCAACGGCCTCGACCCCGAGGGCATCCACTGGATCCGGAACCTCATGAAGTCCCTTGCCTCACAAGGGCGTACGGTCTTCGTCTCCTCGCACCTGATGAGCGAGATGGCCCTCACCGCCGACCACCTCGTCGTCATCGGCCAGGGCCGCCTCCTCGCCGACACCTCGATGACCGACTTCATCCGGCAGAACTCACGGTCGTACGTCCGGCTGCGCTCCCCGGAGCGCGAGCGGCTCCTCGACGTGCTGCACCAGGCGGGCATCCCCGCGGTCGAGGCGGGCGACGGCGCCCTCGAAGTGGACGGCACGGCCTCGGAGCGGCTCGGCGAACTCGCCGCGGGCCACCGGCTCGTACTCCATGAGCTGAGCCCTCAGCAGGCCTCCCTGGAGGAGGCGTTCATGCGGCTCACGGCGGAGTCGGTCGAGTACCACGCGCACTCGGACCGCCCACGCTCGGACCACGCGGGGGCCAGTCCGCCGGAGCAGGCCCCCGGGTGGGGCGACGGCTGGCAGCAGCGACGGAAGGGAGCCTGA
- a CDS encoding cellulose-binding protein: MSDTSPYGFELVRRGYDRAQVDERISKLVSDRDSALARITALEKRIEELHLETQNAQAQVADAEPSYAGLGARVEKILRLAEEEAKDLREEARRAAEQHRELAESAAQQVRNDAESFASERKAKAEDEGVRIVEKAKGEANALRAEAQKDAQSKREEADALFEETRAKAAQAAADFETNLAKRREQSERDLASRQAKAEKRLAEIEHRAEQLRLEAEKLRTDAERRARQTVETAQRQAEDIVADANAKADRIRSESERELAALTNRRDSINAQLTNVREMLATLTGAAVAAAGTPADDEPVSRGVPAQQTR; encoded by the coding sequence ATGAGCGACACTTCCCCCTACGGCTTCGAGCTTGTGCGGCGTGGGTACGACCGCGCTCAGGTGGACGAACGTATCTCCAAGCTCGTCTCCGACCGTGACAGTGCTCTTGCCCGTATCACTGCTCTGGAAAAGCGCATCGAGGAGCTGCACCTCGAGACGCAGAACGCCCAGGCCCAGGTCGCCGACGCCGAGCCGTCGTACGCCGGTCTCGGTGCCCGCGTCGAGAAGATCCTCCGCCTCGCCGAGGAGGAGGCGAAGGACCTGCGCGAGGAGGCCCGTCGCGCGGCCGAACAGCACCGCGAGCTGGCCGAGTCCGCCGCCCAGCAGGTGCGCAACGACGCGGAGTCGTTCGCGTCCGAGCGCAAGGCGAAGGCCGAGGACGAGGGCGTCCGGATCGTCGAGAAGGCCAAGGGCGAGGCGAACGCGCTGCGGGCCGAGGCCCAGAAGGACGCGCAGTCCAAGCGTGAGGAGGCGGACGCCCTCTTCGAGGAGACCCGCGCCAAGGCCGCGCAGGCCGCCGCCGACTTCGAGACGAATCTCGCCAAGCGGCGTGAGCAGTCCGAGCGCGACCTGGCGTCCCGTCAGGCCAAGGCGGAGAAGCGCCTCGCGGAGATCGAGCACCGTGCGGAGCAGCTGCGTCTGGAGGCGGAGAAGCTGCGGACGGACGCGGAGCGTCGCGCGCGTCAGACCGTCGAGACCGCTCAGCGGCAGGCCGAGGACATCGTGGCCGACGCGAACGCCAAGGCCGACCGGATCCGCTCGGAATCCGAGCGGGAACTGGCGGCGCTCACCAACCGGCGCGACTCCATCAACGCGCAGCTCACCAATGTGCGGGAGATGCTGGCGACGCTCACCGGCGCGGCCGTGGCCGCCGCCGGTACGCCCGCCGACGACGAGCCGGTCTCCCGAGGTGTCCCGGCGCAGCAGACCCGCTAG
- the scy gene encoding polarized growth protein Scy — MRGYERQENSRAETDSLSRFEAEMDRLKTEREKAVQHAEDLGYQVEVLRAKLHEARRNLANRPAYDSADIGYQAEQLLRNAQIQAEQLRADAERELRDARAQTQRILQEHAEQQARLQSELHAEAVARRQQLDQELAERRQTVESHVNENVAWAEQLRARTEQQARRLLDESRAEADQALAAARAEAERVAEQARRRLASDAEAARAEAEAILRRARSDAERLLNAASTQAQEATDHAEQLRSTTATESEQARRQAAEASRAAEQRMAEADALLREARAEAEKVLAEAKESAGKQLAAAEAAGEQRTRTAKEQVARLVGEATKEAESAKSEAEQLIADARAEAEKLIADAAEKARTITAEETAGQLAKAARTAEEVLDKASKNAKETTKAATDEAERIRSEAEAEADRLRAEAHDIAEELKGAAKDDTKEYRAKTVELQEEARRLRGEAEQLRAEAVSEGERIRGEARREAVKEIEEAAKSAEELLAKAKADAEELRTAATAESERLRTEAVERATALRTQAEETLERTRAEAERHREEAAEQAEATRAEAEEAARALREETERAIAARQAEAAEELTRLHTEAEERLAAAEQALTDARSEAARMRKEATDETDRLRAESAERIRTLQSQAETEAERLRDEAAADASQARAEGEALAVRLRSEAAAEAERLKTEAQESADRVRAEAAAAAERVGAEAAEELAAAQEEAARRRREAEETLGSARAEADQERERAREQSEELLASARKRVEEAQAEAVRLVEEADRRATEMVSAAEQTAQSVRDSVAGLHEAAQEEVAGLRSAAEHAAERTRTEAQEEADRVRADAHAERERATEDAHRTRREATEASEAAKALAERTVADAIAEAERMRSDASEHAQRVRTEASDTIAQAEQDAARTRADAREDANRIRSDAAAQADTLIGEARSEAELLQNETIAEAERLKAESTAEAERLTTESAAAAERLRAESTAEAERLKAETTAEAERVRAESVAKAEKLISDASGDAERLRAEAAEAVNSAQQHAERIRSDAERLKADAAREAERLTSEAREEAERTLDEARQAANKRRQEAAEQVDTLITEAAAEAEKLTSDAQEKALKATTDAEAQADTMVGAARKEAERLVAEATIEGNSLVEKARTDADELLVGARRDATAIRERSEEQRDRLTTEIEELHERARRESAEAMKSAGERCDALVKAAEEQLAEAQAKAKEMVSDANSEAGKVRIAAVKKAEALLKEAETKKATLVGEAERIKAEAEAEATRTVEEGKRELEVLVRRREDINTEISRVQDVLEALESFEAPTGGAKAPSNSGSGAGGVKAGAVAGSPRSGGKTSEG, encoded by the coding sequence GTGCGGGGCTACGAACGCCAAGAGAACTCGCGGGCTGAGACCGACAGTCTTTCGCGGTTCGAGGCCGAGATGGACCGGCTGAAGACCGAGCGGGAGAAAGCCGTCCAGCACGCCGAGGACCTCGGCTACCAGGTCGAGGTGTTGCGCGCCAAGCTGCACGAGGCGCGCCGCAACCTCGCGAACCGCCCTGCCTACGACAGCGCGGACATCGGTTACCAGGCCGAACAGCTGCTGCGTAACGCGCAGATCCAGGCCGAGCAGCTGCGCGCGGACGCCGAGCGCGAGCTGCGCGACGCCCGGGCGCAGACCCAGCGCATCCTCCAGGAGCACGCCGAGCAGCAGGCCAGGCTCCAGTCCGAGCTGCACGCCGAGGCCGTCGCGCGCCGCCAGCAGCTCGACCAGGAGCTGGCCGAGCGCCGCCAGACCGTCGAGTCGCACGTCAACGAGAACGTGGCGTGGGCCGAGCAGCTGCGGGCCCGCACCGAGCAGCAGGCCCGCCGCCTTCTGGACGAGTCGCGCGCCGAGGCCGACCAGGCCCTGGCCGCCGCCCGCGCCGAGGCCGAGCGCGTAGCCGAGCAGGCCCGCCGACGCCTGGCGAGCGACGCCGAGGCCGCCCGCGCCGAGGCCGAGGCCATCCTGCGCCGCGCCCGTTCGGACGCCGAGCGCCTCCTGAACGCCGCCTCCACGCAGGCCCAGGAGGCCACCGACCACGCCGAGCAGCTGCGCTCCACCACGGCGACCGAGTCCGAGCAGGCCCGCCGCCAGGCCGCCGAGGCGAGCCGCGCGGCCGAGCAGCGCATGGCCGAGGCCGACGCGTTGCTGCGCGAGGCACGCGCCGAGGCCGAGAAGGTGCTCGCCGAGGCCAAGGAGAGCGCGGGCAAGCAGCTCGCGGCCGCCGAGGCCGCGGGCGAGCAGCGCACGCGCACCGCCAAGGAGCAGGTCGCCCGGCTCGTCGGCGAGGCCACCAAGGAGGCCGAGTCCGCCAAGTCCGAGGCCGAGCAGCTGATCGCCGACGCCCGCGCGGAGGCCGAGAAGCTGATCGCGGACGCCGCCGAGAAGGCGCGCACGATCACCGCCGAGGAGACCGCGGGCCAGCTCGCGAAGGCCGCGCGGACGGCCGAGGAGGTCCTGGACAAGGCCTCGAAGAACGCCAAGGAGACCACGAAGGCCGCCACCGACGAGGCCGAGCGGATCCGCTCCGAGGCCGAGGCGGAGGCGGACCGGCTGCGCGCCGAGGCGCACGACATCGCCGAGGAGCTGAAGGGCGCGGCGAAGGACGACACCAAGGAGTACCGCGCCAAGACCGTCGAGCTCCAGGAGGAGGCGCGCAGGCTGCGCGGCGAGGCCGAGCAGCTGCGGGCCGAGGCGGTCTCCGAGGGCGAGCGCATCCGGGGCGAGGCGCGGCGCGAGGCCGTCAAGGAGATCGAGGAGGCGGCCAAGTCCGCCGAGGAGCTGCTGGCCAAGGCCAAGGCCGACGCCGAGGAGCTGCGCACGGCCGCGACCGCCGAGAGCGAGCGGCTGCGCACCGAGGCCGTGGAGCGCGCCACGGCGCTGCGTACGCAGGCCGAGGAGACCCTGGAGCGCACCCGCGCCGAGGCCGAGCGGCACCGCGAGGAGGCCGCCGAGCAGGCCGAGGCCACCAGGGCGGAGGCCGAGGAGGCCGCGCGGGCGCTGCGTGAGGAGACCGAGCGGGCCATAGCGGCACGGCAGGCCGAGGCCGCCGAGGAGCTGACGCGGCTGCACACGGAGGCCGAGGAGCGCCTGGCCGCCGCCGAGCAGGCGCTGACCGACGCACGTTCGGAAGCCGCGCGCATGCGCAAGGAGGCCACGGACGAGACCGACCGGCTGCGCGCGGAGTCCGCCGAGCGGATCCGCACCCTCCAGTCGCAGGCCGAGACGGAGGCCGAGCGGCTGCGCGACGAGGCGGCCGCCGACGCCTCGCAGGCCCGCGCGGAGGGCGAGGCCCTCGCCGTGCGGCTGCGTTCGGAGGCCGCGGCCGAGGCCGAGCGGCTGAAGACCGAGGCGCAGGAGTCCGCCGACCGGGTGCGCGCGGAGGCCGCGGCCGCCGCCGAGCGGGTCGGCGCGGAGGCCGCCGAGGAGCTGGCCGCCGCCCAGGAGGAGGCGGCGCGGCGCCGCCGCGAGGCCGAGGAGACCCTGGGTTCCGCGCGCGCGGAGGCCGATCAGGAGCGCGAGCGGGCCCGCGAGCAGAGCGAGGAGCTTCTCGCCTCCGCCCGCAAGCGCGTCGAGGAGGCGCAGGCCGAGGCCGTCCGCCTCGTCGAGGAGGCCGACCGCCGCGCGACCGAGATGGTCTCGGCCGCCGAACAGACCGCCCAGTCCGTACGGGACTCCGTCGCCGGCCTGCACGAGGCGGCGCAGGAGGAGGTCGCGGGCCTGCGCTCGGCCGCCGAGCACGCCGCGGAGCGTACGAGGACGGAGGCGCAGGAGGAGGCCGACCGCGTCCGCGCCGACGCCCACGCCGAGCGGGAGCGCGCCACCGAGGACGCCCATCGCACCCGGCGCGAGGCGACGGAGGCCTCTGAGGCCGCCAAGGCCCTCGCGGAGCGTACGGTCGCGGACGCGATCGCGGAGGCCGAGCGGATGCGTTCGGACGCCTCGGAGCACGCCCAGCGGGTGCGCACGGAGGCCTCCGACACCATCGCGCAGGCCGAGCAGGACGCCGCCCGCACGCGGGCCGACGCCCGTGAGGACGCCAACCGCATCCGCAGTGACGCGGCGGCCCAGGCCGACACGCTGATCGGCGAGGCCCGCAGCGAGGCCGAGCTGTTGCAGAACGAGACGATCGCGGAGGCCGAGCGGCTCAAGGCCGAGTCGACGGCGGAGGCGGAGCGCCTCACGACCGAGTCCGCCGCGGCGGCCGAGCGGCTGCGCGCCGAGTCCACCGCCGAGGCCGAGCGCCTCAAGGCGGAGACGACGGCGGAGGCCGAGCGGGTCCGCGCGGAGTCCGTGGCCAAGGCCGAGAAGCTCATCTCGGACGCCTCCGGCGACGCGGAGCGGCTGCGGGCAGAGGCCGCCGAGGCGGTCAACTCCGCCCAGCAGCACGCCGAGCGGATCCGCTCCGACGCCGAGCGCCTCAAGGCGGACGCGGCCCGGGAGGCCGAGCGGCTCACGTCCGAGGCGCGCGAGGAGGCCGAGCGCACCCTGGACGAGGCCCGCCAGGCCGCCAACAAGCGCCGCCAGGAGGCCGCCGAGCAGGTCGACACGCTCATCACGGAAGCCGCGGCCGAGGCCGAGAAGCTGACGTCGGACGCCCAGGAGAAGGCCCTGAAGGCGACCACGGACGCCGAGGCGCAGGCCGACACGATGGTCGGCGCGGCCCGCAAGGAGGCCGAGCGGCTGGTCGCCGAGGCGACGATAGAGGGCAACTCCCTGGTGGAGAAGGCCCGTACGGACGCGGACGAGCTGCTGGTCGGCGCCCGGCGCGACGCGACGGCCATAAGAGAGCGCTCGGAGGAGCAGCGTGACCGGCTGACCACCGAGATCGAGGAGCTGCACGAGCGGGCGCGCCGCGAGTCCGCGGAGGCGATGAAGTCGGCGGGCGAGCGCTGTGACGCGCTGGTGAAGGCCGCCGAGGAGCAGCTTGCCGAGGCTCAGGCGAAGGCGAAGGAGATGGTCTCCGACGCCAACTCCGAGGCGGGCAAGGTCCGTATCGCCGCCGTGAAGAAGGCCGAGGCTCTGCTGAAGGAGGCCGAGACCAAGAAGGCCACGCTGGTCGGTGAGGCCGAGCGGATCAAGGCCGAGGCGGAGGCCGAGGCGACGCGCACGGTCGAGGAGGGCAAGCGCGAGCTGGAGGTCCTGGTGCGGCGCCGCGAGGACATCAACACGGAGATCTCCCGTGTCCAGGACGTGCTGGAGGCGTTGGAGTCTTTCGAGGCCCCGACGGGGGGTGCGAAGGCTCCGTCCAACAGCGGATCCGGAGCGGGGGGCGTCAAGGCGGGGGCCGTGGCCGGATCGCCTCGTTCGGGTGGCAAGACGTCAGAGGGCTAG
- the meaB gene encoding methylmalonyl Co-A mutase-associated GTPase MeaB, translated as MQDVPSLVAQAREGRPRAVARLISLVEGASPQLREVMAALAPLAGHAYVVGITGSPGVGKSTSTSALVSAYRRAGKRVGVLAVDPSSPFSGGALLGDRVRMSEHASDPGVYIRSMATRGHLGGLAWAAPQAIRVLDAAGCDVVLVETVGVGQSEVDIASQADTSVVLLAPGMGDGIQAAKAGILEIGDVYVVNKADRDGADATARELNHMLGLGESRGPGDWRPPIVKTVAARGEGIDEVVEALEKHRAWMEERGVLAERRVSRASREVETIAVTALRERIGSVHGDRRLSSLAERIVAGELDPYAAADELVDGVTAG; from the coding sequence ATGCAGGACGTCCCCTCCCTGGTGGCGCAGGCCCGCGAGGGCAGGCCGCGGGCCGTGGCCCGGCTGATCTCACTGGTCGAGGGGGCGTCGCCGCAGCTGCGCGAAGTGATGGCGGCGCTTGCTCCATTGGCGGGACACGCGTACGTGGTCGGGATCACCGGATCGCCCGGTGTCGGCAAATCCACCTCCACGTCCGCTCTGGTCAGCGCCTACCGGCGGGCCGGGAAGCGGGTCGGCGTACTCGCCGTCGACCCGTCGTCACCCTTCTCCGGGGGCGCGCTCCTCGGTGACCGGGTGCGGATGTCCGAACACGCGTCCGACCCCGGCGTCTACATCCGCTCCATGGCCACGCGCGGCCACCTCGGCGGGCTCGCATGGGCCGCGCCGCAGGCGATCCGCGTGCTGGACGCGGCGGGCTGCGACGTCGTACTGGTGGAGACCGTCGGTGTCGGGCAGTCCGAGGTGGACATCGCCTCGCAGGCGGACACCTCGGTGGTCCTGCTCGCGCCGGGCATGGGCGACGGTATCCAGGCGGCCAAGGCCGGGATCCTGGAGATCGGTGATGTGTACGTCGTCAACAAGGCGGACCGGGACGGCGCGGACGCGACCGCGCGGGAGCTGAACCACATGCTCGGCCTCGGGGAGTCGAGGGGGCCCGGCGACTGGCGGCCGCCCATCGTGAAGACGGTCGCGGCGCGGGGCGAGGGCATCGACGAGGTCGTCGAGGCGCTGGAGAAGCACCGGGCGTGGATGGAGGAGCGGGGGGTCCTCGCCGAGCGGCGGGTCTCCCGTGCCTCCCGGGAGGTCGAGACGATCGCGGTCACCGCGCTGCGTGAGCGGATCGGGTCCGTCCACGGGGACCGGCGGCTCTCCTCGCTGGCGGAGCGGATCGTCGCGGGGGAGCTTGACCCTTATGCGGCGGCCGATGAGCTGGTCGACGGGGTCACCGCGGGATGA